One Prolixibacteraceae bacterium DNA segment encodes these proteins:
- a CDS encoding ISAs1 family transposase: MKLSSYENEGDYILQVKGNQKKTKEELDIQFNTDIVCDSSITEDFGHGRIETRICDVINDFEDAPVLTKWRGIHSLIRITTQTLESSTNKERSDVRYYISSLDTTAERFNKLIRSHWAIENNLHWTLDVSFNEDKQQRKKDHAAENMNMLCKMALNILKLDTENKKTLKWKKNRAIYVDEYREKLIARSQTY; the protein is encoded by the coding sequence ATGAAGCTGAGTAGTTACGAAAATGAAGGTGACTATATTCTACAAGTAAAAGGTAATCAGAAGAAAACTAAAGAGGAACTTGATATTCAGTTTAATACAGATATTGTTTGTGATTCTAGTATAACAGAAGACTTTGGTCATGGAAGAATTGAAACTCGTATTTGTGATGTAATAAATGACTTTGAAGATGCTCCAGTGTTGACCAAATGGAGAGGTATTCATAGTTTAATTAGAATAACAACCCAGACATTAGAATCTTCAACAAATAAAGAACGAAGTGATGTGAGGTATTACATATCCTCTTTAGATACAACAGCTGAGAGGTTTAATAAACTTATACGTTCACATTGGGCAATCGAAAATAATCTTCATTGGACACTCGATGTAAGCTTCAATGAAGATAAACAGCAGCGAAAAAAAGATCATGCAGCTGAAAATATGAATATGCTTTGTAAAATGGCTCTTAATATCTTAAAGTTGGATACGGAGAACAAAAAAACATTGAAATGGAAGAAAAATAGAGCCATATATGTCGATGAATATAGAGAAAAGCTTATCGCTCGTTCACAGACTTATTAA
- a CDS encoding RNA polymerase sigma-70 factor, giving the protein MINQPIKTDNLFHNISVKDDMESFKVLFSEFYPVLCLYCKRFIKDKETCEDIVQGVFTSIWEQRKYINITTSIRSYLLTSARNGCLNYLKRASRTEHFEQQILENSQLYANSSEDLISISELEQMLKDALEKLPESYRKVFEMSRIQKKKNKEIAQEIGVSEKTVERRKKFVTDHLKKNFKDYYSIILLLYIMKY; this is encoded by the coding sequence ATGATAAATCAACCCATTAAAACAGATAATCTATTCCATAATATTTCGGTAAAGGATGATATGGAATCATTTAAAGTTCTATTTTCAGAATTCTACCCAGTTCTATGTTTGTATTGTAAACGCTTTATAAAAGACAAAGAGACTTGTGAAGACATCGTACAAGGAGTATTCACTTCTATTTGGGAACAAAGAAAATATATCAACATCACAACCTCTATTAGATCATACCTCTTAACTTCGGCACGTAATGGATGTTTAAACTATTTAAAAAGGGCCTCCAGAACAGAACATTTTGAGCAACAAATACTAGAAAACAGTCAGTTATATGCAAATTCAAGCGAAGACTTAATAAGTATTTCTGAATTAGAACAGATGCTCAAAGATGCTTTAGAAAAACTTCCAGAATCATACAGAAAGGTTTTTGAAATGAGTAGAATTCAGAAGAAAAAAAACAAAGAGATTGCACAAGAGATAGGTGTATCTGAGAAGACTGTTGAAAGAAGAAAGAAGTTTGTGACAGATCACCTTAAAAAAAACTTTAAAGATTACTATTCGATCATTCTACTTCTCTATATAATGAAATATTGA
- a CDS encoding IS66 family transposase → MRTIDCLEEENRALKKQVESLKEELDRVMSRVQALSQENTMLHEKVKDLEDKLSRNHKNSSNSSFPPSRDLHTVKKNQSLRNKSTRKPGGQPKHKGSTLQQSDFQTSIESYYPPSTCQCGNTLNQEDASLLCKRQVFDIPPVLEQICTEHRLYENRCSCGQLHKGSMPSNIKAPVQYGSHLRSLIVSLYVEHYIPLNRIGSLVEEITSFKIGDGTITNILNKAQEVMTPLYESLRESISKSSVVGSDETGCKINGGKGWMWVWQNHEVTFITANKSRGYKVVVENFKKGFINATLVSDCYASQLKTPAKHYQLCLAHLQRELIYIKQQTNNSWAEDILNIFYKAMKLKRESAKNQYPLKEKSIFKEQLLLLLKNDEYDDQLDEIKTLRSRLIKRIDSVFTFLEYYEVPFDNNASERSIRNIKIKQKVSAGYRTEEGAQRYAMLRSIVDTLKKQGKSVVRMIAHWLSQNHLKVSWQ, encoded by the coding sequence ATGAGAACAATTGATTGTTTAGAAGAAGAAAATAGAGCTTTAAAGAAGCAGGTTGAGTCCTTAAAGGAAGAGCTAGACAGAGTGATGTCACGAGTTCAAGCTTTGTCACAAGAGAATACTATGCTTCATGAAAAAGTAAAGGATCTAGAAGATAAACTATCGCGTAATCATAAAAACAGTAGTAATAGTAGTTTTCCACCTTCAAGAGATTTACATACAGTAAAGAAAAATCAATCACTTCGAAATAAATCCACTAGGAAACCCGGAGGTCAACCCAAACATAAAGGATCGACATTACAACAGAGTGATTTTCAAACAAGCATAGAGTCATATTATCCTCCATCGACGTGTCAGTGTGGTAATACATTAAATCAAGAAGACGCTAGCTTGTTATGCAAACGTCAGGTTTTTGACATACCACCTGTTCTTGAACAAATCTGCACGGAGCATCGTCTTTATGAAAATAGATGCAGTTGTGGTCAACTACACAAAGGTTCTATGCCCTCGAATATAAAAGCACCTGTCCAATACGGTTCTCATTTACGATCACTAATTGTAAGCTTGTATGTTGAACATTATATCCCTTTAAACCGTATTGGTTCACTAGTGGAAGAGATAACATCATTTAAAATTGGAGATGGGACTATTACTAATATTTTAAATAAAGCCCAAGAGGTGATGACTCCTTTATATGAATCACTTCGTGAATCGATATCCAAATCCAGTGTAGTTGGCTCAGACGAAACAGGTTGCAAGATCAATGGAGGCAAAGGATGGATGTGGGTATGGCAAAATCATGAGGTAACATTCATTACAGCCAATAAGTCTAGAGGGTATAAAGTTGTAGTAGAAAATTTTAAAAAAGGATTTATTAATGCGACCTTAGTCAGTGACTGTTATGCTTCGCAATTAAAAACTCCAGCCAAACATTATCAACTATGTTTAGCACATTTACAACGAGAATTAATCTACATTAAACAACAAACGAATAACAGTTGGGCAGAGGATATTTTGAATATATTCTATAAAGCCATGAAATTAAAGAGAGAATCAGCCAAGAACCAATATCCTTTAAAAGAAAAATCAATATTTAAAGAACAGCTTTTATTACTGTTGAAAAATGACGAGTATGACGATCAGCTAGATGAGATCAAGACATTACGGAGTCGATTAATTAAAAGGATTGATAGTGTGTTTACTTTCTTAGAGTATTACGAAGTTCCTTTTGACAACAATGCATCCGAAAGGTCAATACGTAATATTAAAATAAAACAAAAAGTATCTGCAGGTTATCGAACAGAAGAAGGAGCCCAAAGGTATGCCATGTTACGCTCTATTGTTGATACACTTAAAAAACAAGGAAAGAGTGTCGTGAGAATGATTGCTCATTGGTTATCTCAAAACCATCTTAAGGTCAGTTGGCAATAA
- a CDS encoding SusD/RagB family nutrient-binding outer membrane lipoprotein — protein MNCSIKILFHYIIVCILLGFISCTDEVGDAEIGVIKGSSTTISDVDVAQNMLLESMYLIHDSRSHKYQYQFNLHIDNYAGYLCVANSLQGRLPSTYFINPNFESGPLTNLLWVTRQVAPVINSSEELGIPELGAIAKIIYNFSASEVVDIHGPIPYFAYKNLQTDPPLKYDKVSVIYKEMIEELKDAQNRLKEIKTNISPEAILRIKKCDRICDGDVNNWILFANSLRLRLAMRMVKVDPILAQKEAESAYADGVLESSNHPNISLDNGGARHPLYTISIDWDDSRLNASLENILKRTGSPLLEKWFSPAEDGLRDKNGNIVIDVDSPEIYLGIRSGTGVHMKENRRDTYLKFSSVNGDSFSNKEIDIFKVSESLFLCAEGRLRGWNTGSSTPKSLYEKAIKRSLRDEGITSNKYLGHRFDDQYDIPYKDLYNSDNNISKGLTSVGVRWNSSYSKEQQLEQIITQKYIANFPLSLESWSEYRRTGYPRLISVIYDAGDNSIPTGEHIRRMTFQVSGSVSIDDVVNSAMPALIEEDSSGFGDDVQGARLWWDVKSKGNF, from the coding sequence ATGAATTGTTCTATTAAAATATTATTTCATTATATCATTGTATGTATTCTGCTTGGCTTTATATCATGTACCGATGAAGTTGGAGATGCTGAAATCGGAGTAATAAAAGGATCTTCTACTACTATTTCAGATGTCGATGTGGCACAAAACATGCTTTTAGAATCGATGTATCTAATTCATGATTCAAGGTCACATAAATATCAATATCAATTTAATCTACATATTGATAACTATGCAGGATATTTGTGTGTTGCAAATAGTTTGCAAGGTCGTCTTCCTTCTACCTATTTTATTAATCCAAATTTCGAATCTGGTCCCTTGACTAATCTTTTGTGGGTTACAAGACAAGTCGCACCAGTAATTAATTCAAGTGAAGAACTTGGCATTCCTGAATTAGGAGCTATTGCAAAGATTATATACAATTTCAGTGCATCTGAAGTGGTAGATATCCATGGACCAATCCCTTACTTTGCTTATAAGAATCTTCAAACTGACCCTCCATTGAAATATGATAAAGTTAGTGTTATCTATAAGGAGATGATTGAGGAATTAAAAGATGCTCAAAATAGATTAAAAGAGATAAAAACAAATATATCACCAGAAGCAATCTTACGTATAAAAAAATGTGATCGTATTTGTGATGGGGATGTAAATAATTGGATTCTTTTTGCAAACTCATTAAGACTTCGTCTAGCTATGCGGATGGTAAAAGTTGATCCTATTTTAGCACAAAAGGAAGCTGAATCAGCTTATGCTGATGGGGTTTTAGAATCTAGTAATCATCCCAATATATCCTTAGATAATGGTGGAGCACGCCATCCTCTATATACAATAAGTATAGATTGGGATGACAGTAGATTGAATGCGTCACTAGAAAATATTTTGAAGCGAACAGGAAGTCCATTATTAGAAAAGTGGTTTTCTCCAGCAGAGGATGGGTTAAGAGACAAAAATGGCAATATAGTAATTGATGTAGACTCACCTGAAATTTATTTAGGAATAAGATCAGGAACAGGAGTTCATATGAAAGAAAATAGAAGGGACACTTACTTGAAATTTAGTTCTGTGAATGGTGATAGCTTTAGTAATAAGGAGATTGATATATTTAAAGTAAGTGAATCACTATTTCTTTGTGCTGAGGGACGTCTAAGAGGATGGAATACAGGCTCATCTACGCCAAAATCTCTTTATGAAAAGGCAATAAAACGTAGTTTGAGAGATGAAGGGATCACAAGTAATAAATACCTTGGTCATAGATTTGATGATCAGTATGATATACCATATAAGGATCTATATAATTCGGATAATAATATTTCAAAAGGATTGACTTCTGTTGGGGTGAGATGGAATAGTTCTTATTCTAAGGAACAGCAGTTAGAGCAAATTATAACACAAAAATATATTGCAAATTTTCCTCTTTCGTTAGAATCTTGGTCTGAATATAGAAGAACAGGATATCCTCGTCTGATCTCAGTTATTTATGATGCAGGAGACAATTCAATTCCTACAGGAGAACATATTAGACGAATGACTTTCCAAGTCTCGGGGTCTGTGAGTATAGATGATGTTGTGAACAGTGCTATGCCTGCACTTATTGAGGAGGATAGTAGTGGTTTTGGTGATGATGTTCAAGGTGCTAGATTATGGTGGGATGTGAAGTCGAAAGGAAACTTCTAA
- a CDS encoding M1 family metallopeptidase, which yields MKKILAIIFIVLGGMTSYGQSDIFIGQNFRKAYEQGTRSKDGVPGEKYWQNIVDYDIDVKIEPTTRLLTGAETIVFTNNSPDELNTIVVRLYQNAFKPGAARLQSLSVEGMNEGVNIAACTVDGKEIDLDDDESFRIDGTNLYIKLMKPLVSKEKLDITFEWEQKIANSEVRTGFFDETSCFVGYWYPQIAVYDDIFGWDRLQYTFESEAYNNLANYTVDITAPDNFIVWGTGTLENAEDVLPTDIYEKYKKSKTSDKVVHIVRKKDFSKLKMKSSKWVFKASNVTDFAFAFSDHHLWDASSVEISGRRVLLNNAYIKDKNRIYGDGVEVLQKAMKYFSEEMPGVPYPYPTYSSFLGLSDLGGMEFPMITNIGSINTGVLMHELFHSYFPMYVRTNERRYAWMDEGFAIFTNSHLLKDEFPRVFKMNGGGNSVASRFKNGMKGVCFDIKTCPGFVPCYGVYDHDIFNSVDFQNYLLPGYVNDLLCEYLGREKFREIYKRYVEIWAYKSPTPYDYFYCIEKLAGEDLGWLWKPWFFEIGSADLAIDSFEKGILTVRKVGSRPLGVSVTAHYVEGSDLAPFYVAHNISVWKNNQDVLKLNIPNADKVSSIELNRDMPDYYVKNNYYPSVKDRYRDIDISSIVGNYRIKLFGIDANITEKENKLFIEVKAKKVKNYLIPMDKDHFVTEDNFIKMALNRKDGVIRSVTLTVNGHNIKAVRQ from the coding sequence ATGAAGAAAATTTTAGCAATAATATTTATTGTTTTAGGTGGGATGACCTCTTATGGTCAGAGTGATATTTTTATTGGGCAAAACTTTCGCAAGGCGTACGAACAAGGTACTCGTTCGAAGGATGGTGTTCCCGGAGAAAAATATTGGCAAAATATTGTTGATTACGATATTGATGTTAAAATCGAACCGACGACTAGATTGTTAACAGGAGCTGAGACTATCGTATTTACTAATAATAGTCCAGATGAATTGAATACGATTGTTGTTCGGTTGTATCAAAATGCATTTAAACCAGGTGCTGCTCGCCTACAATCATTGTCAGTAGAGGGAATGAATGAGGGTGTGAATATTGCAGCGTGTACTGTTGATGGAAAGGAAATTGATTTAGATGATGACGAATCTTTTCGTATAGATGGAACCAATCTCTATATTAAGCTTATGAAACCTTTGGTTTCGAAAGAGAAGTTGGATATTACGTTTGAATGGGAACAAAAGATTGCAAACTCTGAGGTCCGCACAGGTTTCTTTGATGAGACTTCATGTTTTGTTGGATATTGGTATCCACAAATTGCTGTATATGATGATATATTTGGTTGGGATCGTCTTCAATACACTTTTGAGTCTGAGGCCTATAATAACTTAGCAAACTATACGGTTGATATTACTGCACCTGATAATTTTATTGTGTGGGGTACAGGAACACTTGAGAATGCCGAAGATGTTTTACCAACTGATATTTATGAAAAATATAAGAAGTCAAAGACATCCGATAAGGTGGTTCATATTGTTCGAAAGAAGGACTTTTCAAAGCTTAAGATGAAGTCTTCTAAGTGGGTGTTTAAAGCTTCTAATGTAACTGATTTTGCTTTTGCTTTTAGTGATCACCACTTATGGGATGCATCATCTGTTGAGATAAGCGGGAGAAGGGTGTTGCTTAACAATGCTTATATCAAAGATAAAAATCGAATATATGGTGATGGGGTTGAGGTATTGCAAAAAGCTATGAAATACTTTTCTGAAGAGATGCCAGGGGTACCTTATCCTTATCCGACTTATTCAAGCTTCTTAGGATTATCAGATTTAGGTGGCATGGAGTTTCCTATGATTACCAATATTGGTTCAATCAATACTGGAGTTCTAATGCATGAATTATTCCACTCTTATTTTCCAATGTATGTTCGGACCAATGAACGTCGTTATGCATGGATGGATGAAGGATTTGCTATTTTTACGAATTCTCATCTGTTAAAAGATGAGTTTCCACGAGTGTTTAAGATGAATGGAGGAGGTAACTCTGTTGCATCAAGATTCAAGAATGGGATGAAAGGAGTATGTTTTGATATAAAGACTTGCCCCGGTTTTGTGCCTTGTTATGGTGTTTATGATCACGATATATTTAATTCTGTTGATTTTCAGAACTACCTTTTGCCTGGATATGTGAATGATCTACTTTGTGAGTATTTAGGGAGAGAAAAATTTAGAGAGATTTACAAAAGATATGTTGAGATTTGGGCCTACAAATCCCCTACTCCTTACGACTACTTTTACTGTATTGAGAAACTTGCAGGGGAAGATCTTGGTTGGTTGTGGAAACCTTGGTTTTTTGAGATTGGCTCAGCTGATTTAGCGATAGATTCTTTTGAAAAAGGAATCTTAACGGTTCGAAAAGTTGGTTCAAGACCGTTAGGCGTTTCGGTCACTGCTCACTATGTTGAAGGGAGTGATCTTGCACCTTTTTATGTTGCTCATAATATTTCCGTATGGAAAAATAATCAAGATGTTCTGAAACTTAATATACCTAATGCGGATAAGGTCTCTTCAATTGAACTGAATAGAGATATGCCGGACTATTATGTTAAAAACAACTACTACCCTTCGGTGAAGGATAGGTATCGTGATATTGATATCTCTTCGATTGTAGGGAACTACCGAATTAAATTATTTGGAATTGATGCTAATATCACTGAAAAAGAGAACAAACTATTCATTGAAGTAAAAGCAAAAAAGGTAAAGAATTATCTAATCCCTATGGATAAAGATCATTTTGTGACTGAAGACAATTTTATAAAGATGGCTTTGAATAGAAAAGATGGTGTAATTCGTAGTGTGACACTTACTGTTAATGGCCACAATATTAAAGCAGTAAGGCAATAG
- a CDS encoding peptidoglycan DD-metalloendopeptidase family protein — MKQNKKRVLIALVAIVVVSITWYFYSNPNFTEYDIPSDTSVSDSIPDVAPEPILKYGLPVDSFEITTSLVKKNEFLSDILLKYGISYNMIDRLARESKPIFDVRKMKRGNSFSIFSSKDSLRQTDYFIYEIDNTDYVVYDFRDSLKITRGQKKIERVMKHRKGVITSSLWNAMVDNNINVQLSIPLSDIFAWTIDFFGIQKGDTFNVMYDELYVDGESIGIGHIYAADFTHRGEEYDAYRFEQDSTITYFDHEGKSLKKAFLKAPLKYSRISSRFSYSRLHPVLRYRRPHLGIDYAAPTGTPVHSIGDGVIIKKGYQRRGGGRYLKIKHNSVYTTTYMHLHGFAKGMSVGKRVKQGQLIGYVGSTGLATGPHLDFRVFRNGKAMDPLKLKAPPVAPVKPENRVRFESDVDSLKNLLIEPIVLSETLNVSSSNDTIKTEISTK, encoded by the coding sequence ATGAAGCAAAATAAAAAACGAGTATTAATAGCATTGGTTGCTATTGTCGTTGTCTCTATCACTTGGTATTTTTATAGTAATCCGAACTTTACAGAGTATGACATTCCTTCAGATACATCTGTTTCTGATAGCATACCTGACGTAGCTCCCGAACCAATTTTAAAGTATGGACTTCCTGTAGATTCATTCGAGATTACAACCTCACTGGTGAAAAAGAATGAATTCCTTTCTGATATCCTTTTAAAATATGGTATCAGTTACAACATGATTGATAGATTGGCTAGAGAATCAAAGCCAATTTTTGATGTTCGAAAAATGAAAAGGGGAAATAGTTTCTCTATCTTTAGCAGTAAGGACAGCCTTCGACAGACAGATTACTTTATCTATGAGATTGACAATACCGACTATGTTGTTTATGATTTTAGGGATTCTCTTAAGATAACAAGAGGTCAGAAGAAGATAGAGAGAGTAATGAAGCATCGCAAAGGAGTAATCACTTCTTCTTTGTGGAATGCAATGGTGGATAATAATATCAACGTACAATTATCTATTCCTTTGTCTGATATATTTGCTTGGACTATTGACTTCTTTGGTATTCAGAAAGGGGATACTTTTAATGTTATGTATGACGAACTATATGTGGATGGCGAGTCTATAGGTATTGGTCATATTTATGCTGCTGATTTTACGCATCGTGGAGAGGAGTATGATGCATATCGTTTTGAGCAGGATAGCACAATTACCTACTTTGACCATGAAGGGAAAAGTCTAAAGAAAGCCTTTTTAAAAGCACCATTAAAATACTCTAGAATAAGTTCTAGATTCTCGTATAGTCGTTTACATCCTGTTTTAAGATATCGTCGACCTCACCTTGGGATTGACTATGCCGCTCCTACTGGAACTCCAGTACACTCTATCGGTGATGGAGTAATTATTAAGAAAGGATATCAAAGACGTGGAGGTGGAAGATATCTGAAGATTAAACATAACTCTGTTTATACTACTACTTATATGCATTTACATGGCTTTGCTAAAGGCATGAGTGTTGGAAAGCGTGTGAAGCAAGGTCAATTGATTGGATATGTAGGTTCAACTGGATTGGCTACTGGTCCTCATCTAGATTTCCGTGTTTTTAGAAATGGTAAAGCAATGGATCCATTGAAACTAAAAGCACCACCTGTCGCTCCAGTAAAACCAGAAAACAGGGTTCGTTTTGAATCGGATGTGGATAGTTTGAAAAATCTATTGATCGAACCGATCGTATTGTCAGAAACATTGAATGTCAGTAGTTCTAACGATACAATAAAAACAGAAATTTCAACAAAGTAG
- a CDS encoding T9SS type A sorting domain-containing protein, whose amino-acid sequence MRILCVLLMGLFLWSNVSLGQMKNDATEPIYNWDKFDVWEMLELFYQVHQDGRKFPSDKELEQYGFDIEFVRCHVKPREVIVDQATQVNPSINPHRKLWMNIPGGNSKINGGYPSEDWNNDVYTGWNYTYLFGNWNHSWFQSPAAFVGAAHKHGTDALSGLMFFDWGENSTAVLDKLLAKENGVHKYAEPLINLLMFIGQDGINFNVEGTEQNSERFQLFNKNLYDIAKDRGYTHFHVGFYNNYSTLSRQPNNLWRDGGWVSDALMLNYGMYNLEESVKLAKSLSPLAVNGLYQGLWISGLSHSWTKFQTVPDMNICCWGEHSQCRLFSYATGNSSKQFQECYQEKIEKFMSGGNQNPADLPTIKNNGVKFESNESMSQFHGLATFIAERSSVQGKLPFKTNFNLGNGSQFHYKGRRSYGKWYNMGAQDMMPTYRWLVYRSNTTTVSKLIHPSLSHEDAYMGGSMLKLTGSVDSEGTDVILYRTDLVVQEVPKAVLAIKMPYLPKGTATNLSIIIKTDKGGENWIEYPIGKTTEEHWNKIELDLNGIGLNDMIKQIGLRVKGEEKSEYMVYVGEIGIYDSFAKSVAMPENFKAEVKRETTASMSIKLNWEMSKVSGSTPVREEYGLLYNDDVNVDHFEVIYKNGKNGRAKVISSTNTWSQLIPHLIFTEDDYDNDIIEAPFIGVRAVSKDLKSYSKINWIEIPRQDYYDLPEEKIDRYCTSTLDPNSPKVEKARSQRWVKSIKTTGAITDIVYETNHPVVDGSNYVNYTASPIVAKQGSSFVLNFVGFDSKDDGLRYCFANAYVDWNDDGEFVPGKKPGEGELVFQLGNANAATPALEDPSGVDITFNVPEKAAPRDLRLRIVFQDAWFPNFTPCGLTHKGFTIDLKLRVTGTNKPDIKLDVRDPREVEEPEHMDGYVYTDIKPNYKLQANRVSSMYPNPSSKDLFFKCTDSVLIYDLSGKLVQSVSGGVEYIDISSLPKGVYMVKIERDNVIRVDKLIKN is encoded by the coding sequence ATGAGAATATTATGCGTTTTATTAATGGGCTTATTTCTTTGGAGTAATGTTTCCTTAGGACAGATGAAAAATGATGCTACAGAACCAATTTACAATTGGGATAAATTTGATGTGTGGGAAATGTTAGAGTTATTCTATCAAGTTCATCAAGATGGTAGAAAGTTTCCGTCAGACAAAGAGCTCGAACAGTATGGATTTGACATAGAATTTGTACGATGTCATGTAAAACCTAGAGAGGTTATAGTTGATCAAGCGACACAAGTAAATCCTTCAATTAATCCACACCGAAAATTGTGGATGAATATTCCAGGAGGAAACTCTAAAATAAATGGAGGATATCCATCAGAAGATTGGAATAATGATGTATATACTGGATGGAATTATACATATCTTTTTGGAAATTGGAATCACTCTTGGTTTCAATCTCCAGCGGCATTTGTTGGTGCAGCACATAAGCATGGAACAGATGCTTTGAGTGGGTTAATGTTTTTTGATTGGGGAGAAAACTCAACAGCAGTACTTGATAAGCTTTTAGCAAAAGAGAATGGAGTACATAAATATGCAGAGCCACTGATTAATCTTTTGATGTTTATTGGACAAGATGGAATTAATTTTAATGTTGAAGGAACAGAGCAAAACAGCGAAAGGTTTCAACTGTTTAATAAGAATTTATATGATATTGCAAAAGATCGTGGTTACACTCATTTTCATGTCGGTTTTTATAATAATTATTCAACATTGTCACGTCAACCAAATAATCTGTGGAGAGATGGTGGATGGGTTTCTGATGCTTTAATGTTAAATTATGGGATGTATAATTTAGAGGAATCAGTGAAACTTGCAAAAAGTTTGTCACCTCTTGCTGTAAATGGACTTTATCAAGGACTTTGGATTTCTGGACTAAGCCATTCATGGACAAAGTTTCAAACTGTTCCAGATATGAACATTTGTTGTTGGGGAGAACATTCTCAATGTCGTCTTTTTTCTTATGCTACTGGAAATTCATCTAAACAATTTCAAGAATGTTATCAAGAAAAGATTGAAAAATTTATGTCAGGAGGTAATCAAAATCCAGCAGATCTCCCAACAATTAAAAATAATGGTGTAAAGTTTGAGTCTAACGAATCCATGTCTCAATTTCATGGACTTGCTACTTTTATTGCTGAAAGATCATCAGTTCAAGGAAAACTACCATTTAAGACAAATTTTAATTTAGGTAATGGTTCCCAATTTCATTATAAAGGAAGAAGGAGTTATGGTAAGTGGTATAACATGGGAGCACAGGACATGATGCCTACCTATCGTTGGTTGGTCTATAGATCAAATACTACCACCGTAAGTAAACTTATTCATCCTAGTTTATCTCACGAAGATGCCTACATGGGGGGATCGATGTTAAAATTAACAGGAAGTGTTGATTCTGAAGGAACAGATGTCATTCTTTATCGAACTGATCTGGTTGTTCAAGAAGTTCCAAAGGCTGTTTTAGCCATAAAAATGCCTTATCTTCCTAAAGGGACTGCAACGAACCTATCTATAATAATAAAAACGGATAAAGGAGGTGAAAATTGGATTGAATACCCTATTGGTAAAACCACGGAGGAGCATTGGAATAAAATAGAACTTGATCTTAATGGAATTGGATTGAATGACATGATTAAACAGATTGGTTTACGAGTCAAAGGAGAAGAAAAATCCGAATATATGGTTTATGTTGGAGAAATTGGCATATATGATAGCTTTGCCAAGTCTGTAGCAATGCCAGAGAACTTCAAAGCTGAGGTAAAAAGAGAAACAACAGCATCGATGTCGATTAAATTAAATTGGGAGATGTCAAAAGTGTCTGGTTCAACACCAGTAAGAGAGGAATATGGATTACTTTACAATGACGATGTCAACGTGGATCACTTTGAAGTAATATATAAAAATGGTAAAAATGGTCGAGCAAAGGTAATAAGTAGTACCAACACTTGGTCGCAACTGATTCCTCACCTCATTTTTACTGAAGATGATTATGATAATGATATAATTGAAGCTCCTTTTATTGGTGTTCGTGCAGTTTCAAAAGATCTTAAATCATATTCAAAAATTAACTGGATAGAAATTCCACGTCAGGACTACTACGATCTTCCAGAAGAGAAGATAGATAGATATTGTACATCAACACTTGATCCAAACTCTCCTAAAGTTGAGAAAGCTAGATCCCAAAGATGGGTAAAGAGTATTAAAACAACAGGAGCAATTACTGATATTGTATACGAAACAAATCACCCTGTTGTAGATGGTTCAAACTATGTAAACTATACGGCATCTCCTATCGTAGCAAAACAAGGATCTTCATTCGTGTTGAATTTTGTTGGATTTGATTCAAAAGACGATGGTTTAAGATATTGTTTTGCAAATGCATATGTAGATTGGAATGATGATGGAGAATTTGTTCCAGGAAAGAAACCAGGAGAGGGAGAATTAGTTTTTCAACTAGGTAATGCAAATGCTGCCACCCCAGCATTAGAAGATCCTAGTGGTGTTGATATTACCTTTAATGTTCCAGAGAAGGCAGCACCTCGTGACTTGCGTTTGCGGATTGTATTCCAAGATGCTTGGTTCCCAAATTTTACTCCATGTGGTTTAACACATAAGGGTTTTACAATAGATCTAAAATTAAGAGTTACTGGAACAAATAAACCTGATATTAAGCTTGATGTTAGAGATCCGAGAGAGGTTGAAGAGCCTGAACATATGGATGGATATGTTTACACTGATATCAAGCCAAATTATAAACTTCAAGCCAACAGAGTTTCAAGTATGTATCCAAACCCATCAAGTAAAGATTTATTTTTTAAGTGTACGGACAGCGTGCTTATTTATGATTTGAGTGGAAAGCTTGTTCAATCGGTGTCTGGTGGAGTGGAGTATATTGATATCTCCTCACTTCCGAAAGGAGTTTATATGGTAAAGATTGAAAGAGATAATGTCATCAGAGTAGATAAATTGATTAAGAATTAA